GGCCTCGGCCACGATCGAGCGGGCCTTCGCCTCGTCGACACCGGTCGCCGGGTCGATCGCGATCTGCTTGACGGCGTCGGGGTTGGTCTTGGCGACCTCCTCGATCTCCACGCCACCCTCGACCGAGGCGATGCACAGGTAGCTGCGGTTCGCGCGGTCGAGCAGGAAGGAGAAGTAGTACTCCTCCTCGATGCTGGCGGCAGGCGCGATGAGGACCCGGTGGACCGTCAGGTCCTTGATCTCCATGCCCAGGATGTTCGACGCGTGCTCGAAGGCCTCGTCGGGGGTCTTGGCCAGCTTGACGCCGCCGGCCTTGCCACGCCCGCCGGCCTTGACCTGCGCCTTGACGACGACGACGCCGAGCTTCTCAGCGGCTGCCTTCGCCTCCTCGGGGGTCGTGGCGACGATTCCCTCGGTCACCGGAACGTTGTGCTTGGCGAAGAGCTTCTTCGCCTGGAACTCCATCAGGTCCACTGATCCACCAGTTCTCTAGTCATCGATTGCACTCACCGGTGCAGTCGGACACCTGCACCCTGGTTGTCTCCGCGGCACACTAGACCTGCTTCCCCGTACAGGACGAGGCGTGACCCCGTCGACGTGATGGAGGTCATGTGACGCGCGGGTAACACCGGGATGCCCGTGAGGTGTCATCGAGGGGTGTCGAACGGGGTGTCACCGGAGCGCCGCGCACCCCCTCTCACCAGGCGGGACCGGTCCAGACCAGGCAGGAGCACCGGCGCCGGGCCGTGACCCTGGCCCCTCCGGTGGGTTGTCCACACCAGTACGGACCAGTTTTCCTGCCTGTGGCTGATCCGTTAGAGTTCCTGACCGTTGCGCCCGAACACCTTTCGGGCCTGCGTCCCCCGACCTCGACGAACCCGGAGCCCCCACGCATGGGTCACCACCGAGCAGAGCGCCACGACTCCGGTCGCGGCGACGCCGGGACCTTGTTGACGGCGCAGCCGTACGTCGGACGCCGTCGTGCGATGAGCCCCGAGCCGGTCGCGCCCGTCCCGGCCGCGACCCCCGCGCCGTACGTCGGTCGTCGCCGCGCCGCCGCTCCGGAGGCCGCACCTGCCGTCGACACGACCGCGGACGCCGATCTCGACACCGGGACCATCGAGCGGGTCCTGGCCGAGCTCGAGCCGGTGGACCACACCACGTCCTTCGCCAGCGACCAGACCATGTCGCTGCCCCTGTCCGCGCTGGGCGCGGCCGAGATCCCCTCCCCTGCCCCCGCAGGCCGGCGCCGGGCGGTCAAGGCCGCAGCGAAGCCGACGATCCTGCGTCGCATCCCCTCCGTGCCGGTGCTCCTCGGGGTCGCGGCCCTGGCCGTGTCCGTGGGCGGCGTGCTGACCACCACCGGCGGCGCCGACACCGAGCTCGCCGCTGCCGCGCCCACCAAGCTCACGCAGGCCGGCGCCCTGACCGGCTCGGTCGGCCAGGAGACCGTCATCCTGGGTCGCAAGGCCGTCGTGAGCCGCGACTCCTCCCGCGACGCCCTCGAGGACGCCGCCGGCGGCAAGCTCGCCGCCCAGGTCGAGCAGCAGGCCGAGCAGCGCAACGCCGAGCTCTCCAACCTGGCCGCGGCCGCCGAGAAGCACGCCAAGGTCCTCGAGAAGAACCTCTGGCAGCTCCCGTTGTCCGGCTACCGGCTCACCGCCGAGTACGGCGACTACGGCCTGTGGGCCAACTACCACACCGGTCTCGACTTCGCGGCGCCCTCCGGCACCCCGCTGTACGCGATCGCCAACGGCGTCATCACCTCCGCCGGCTACGACGGCGCGTACGGCAACAAGACCGTGCTCACGCTCGAGGACGGCACCGAGCTCTGGTACGCCCACCAGACCTCCATCGGGGTCTCCGTCGGAGACAACGTCACCGCCGGCCAGACCATCGGCAGCGTCGGCGCGACCGGCAACGTCACGGGCCCGCACCTGCACCTCGAGGTCCGCCCCGGCGGCGGCGACCCGGTGGACCCCTACGCGGCCCTCGCGGCCCGCGGCATCACTCCCTGACCCAGCCCTCCCGCGGGTCAGAGCTTCTCGACGGGGGCGTAGCGCAGCAGCAGGCGCTTGACGCCCTCGGAGCCGAAGTCGATGGACGCGACCGACTTGTCGCCGCCACCCTCGACGGACACGACGGTGCCCATCCCGAAGGAGTCGTGCAGGACCCGGTCGCCCGGGTCGAGCGCCGGGATCTCGCGGGCCGGCTTCTTGGCCTTCGCCGCAGCGTCGGCACGAGCGGCGGCCGAGGAGAAGTTGCGGCGCCCCGCCGACGTGGGTGCGCCGGTGCTGCCGCGCTGGCCTCCCCACGACCCGCTCACGTCGGGCCGTGACCAGCTGGTCTGTGCGGCCTCGGTGCGCTTCCAGTCGATGAGGTCGACCGGCAGCTCGTCGATGAAGCGGGACGGCGGGTTGTGCGAGGGGGCGCCCCACGCGGAGCGCACCAGCGCCCGCGACAGGTGCAGGCGCTCGCGGGCGCGGGTGATGCCGACGTACGCGAGCCGGCGCTCCTCCTCGAGCTCGCTCTGGTCGCCCAGTGCCCGGGAGTGCGGGAAGACGCCGTCCTCGAGCCCGGTGAGGAAGACGACCGGGAACTCCAGGCCCTTGGCGGTGTGCAGCGTCATCAGCGTGACGACACCGGTGTGCTCGGGGTCGTCGTCGGGGATCTGGTCGGTGTCGGCCACCAGCGCCACCCGCTCGAGGAAGTCACCGAGGCCCGGGGGCACCGGCTCGTCGGCGGGGTCGACGGAGGGTCCCGGCTGGGGGTCCTCCGTGAACTCGCGCGCGACCGCGACCAGCTCGGCGAGGTTCTCGAGCCGGGTCTCGTCCTGCGGGTCGTCGGACTCCTCCAGCGCGGTGAGGTAGCCGGACCGGGCCAGCACCGACTCGAGCACGACGTCGGGCCGCTCGCCGCCCTCCACCATCGAGGACAGCTCCTGGACCATGTGCACGAAGCCCCGGATGTTCGTCAGCGAGCGGGTCGCCAGCCCGGGGGCCTCCTCGGCCCGCAGCAGCGCCTCCCAGAACGTGGTCTCGTCACGCTCGGCCAGCGCGTTCACGCAGGCGACCGCGCGGTCGCCGATGCCGCGCTTGGGTGTGTTGAGGATGCGGCGCAGCGAGACCTGGTCGTCGGGGTTGGCCAGCATCCGCAGGTAGGCCAGGGCGTCCCGGACCTCACGGCGCTCGTAGAAGCGGACCCCGCCCACGACCTTGTAGGGCTGCCCGGTGCGGACGAAGACCTCCTCGAGCACCCGCGACTGGGCGTTCGTCCGGTAGAAGATCGCCACGTCGCCGGCGCGCACGCCGGCGTCGGTGAGGGTGTCGATGCGCTCGGAGATGAAACGGGCCTCGTCACGCTCGTCGTCGGCGACGTAGCCGACGATCCGCTCCCCCTCCCCCGCGTCCGACCACAACCGCTTGGGCTTGCGGCCGCGGTTGTTGCCGATGACCGCGTTCGCCGCGGTCAGGATCGTCTGGGTGGAGCGGTAGTTCTGCTCCAGCAGGATCGAGGTGGCGTCGGGGAAGTCCTGCTCGAAGTCGAGGATGTTGCGGATGTTGGCGCCACGGAACGCGTAGATCGACTGGTCGGCGTCGCCGACGACCATCAGCTCGGCCGGGGCGATCCGCTCGGCGCTCGCCCCCTCGTGCAACGGAGCCTCGGGCTGCTCGGCGCAGAGCTGGCCGATGAGCGCGTACTGCGCGTGGTTGGTGTCCTGGTACTCGTCGACCAGGACGTGGCGGAAGCGGCGCCGGTAGGTCTCCCGGACGTCCGGGAACTCCTGGAAGAGCCGGACCGTCGACATGATCAGGTCGTCGAAGTCGAGCGCGTTGGCCTGGCGCAGCCGGCGCTGGTAGAGCGAGTAGACCGAGGCGTAGGTCTCCTCGAGCTTGTTGCGGCTCTCGGCCGCGACCTGCTCGGGGTCGCGCAGCTCGTTCTTGTGGTCGGAGACCCAGTGCAGCATCGCGCCGGGCTGGTAGCGCTTGGGATCGAGGTCGAGGTCGTTGCAGACCAGCGTCATCAGCCGCTTCTGGTCGGCGGCGTCGTAGATCGAGAAGTTCGACTTCCAGCCCAGCTTGTCGGCCTCCTTGCGCAGGATGCGCACGCAGGCGGAGTGGAAGGTGGAGACCCACATGATCCGCGCGCGGCGCCCGACGAGGTCCTCGACGCGCTCCTTCATCTCGGCCGCGGCCTTGTTGGTGAAGGTGATGGCCAGCACCGAGCCGGGGTGCGCCCCGCGCTCGGAGATCAGCCAGGCGATCCGCCGGGTCAGCACCCGCGTCTTGCCCGATCCCGCCCCCGCCACGACCAGCAGCGGCGCGCCCTCGTGGACCACGGCGGCGCGCTGGGGGTCGTTGAGGCCCTCCAGCAGCGCTTCGCGCGAGGGGCCGCCACGACGGGTGGCTGACTCCTCGGAGGCGGGTCGCAGGTGCTCGAATCCGGGCAGGGTGGTGGGCTCGCTCATGCTGGCCTCAGCCTACGTGCGAGCACCCCCACCCCGCCCGGGCGGTCCTCAGAGCCCGGCGTCGTCCGCGCGGCGCAGGAACTCCAGGTGCCGCTCGTACTGGTCGAGCACGTCGTCGATGAGCTGGGTGTGGCTGTAGCCCATCACGTCGTACTCCTGACCGCCGTCGCGCAGGTGCACCTCGAGGCGGCAGTAGACGTCGTTGCCGCGCGGCGCCCAGCCGCCGTACGCCGGGATGGGCGCGGTGCGCCGCTGCACCTTGTAGTGGAACGCCAGGGCGGCTCCGACGTCGGCGACCAGCTCGACGGCCGGCTCCCCCGTCTCGTCGACGAGGGAGGCCACCTCGGCCGCCACCCCCTGCTCCCGCAGCTCGACGGAGACCTCCTCCAGCGCCGGCACGACGACCGTGGCGACGAACTCCTCGACCCGGGCGCGGGTGGGGAACGTCATCACCCGTCGCATCCGCGACTGCCACGGCACGTGGCGCCGCGGGTCGGCGGCCGAGCTGCGTCCCGACAGCGCGCCCGGGAGCGCGCTCCTGCGGCTGTCGGCCATGTGTCCCTCGAGCGAGAGCGCCTTGTAGAGCCCCCACATCACGGCGAGCATCACGAAGGCGAAGGGCAGCCCGACGATGACGGTGGCGTACTGCAGCGCGTAGATGCTGCCCGCGGCGAGGATCGCCAGGGTCAGCGCACCGGTGGTGACGGCCCAGAAGATCCGCAGGCCGGCCGACGAGTCGTCGTTGACGGAGCGCAGCCGCGAGGTCAGGTTGCCCATGACCAACGCGCCGGAGTCAGCGGACGTGACGTAGAACAGGAGCCCGACCAGGATCGCCAACGACGCGACGACCGGGAACGCGGGGTACTCCTGCAGGAGCGCCCACAGGCCCTCGGAGGGGTCGATCGCCTCGGCGGCCGCCTCGGCGAAGTCGGCGTTGCCGGTGCGGATCTCACCGATCGCGGCGTTGCCGAAGATCGACACCCACATCAGGATGTAGCTGAACGGGATGATCATGGTGCCGGCGACGAACTGCTTGATGGTGCGCCCCCGCGAGATGCGGGCCAGGAAGAGCCCCACGAAGGCGGCCCAGGCGATCCACCAGGCCCAGAAGAACAGGGTCCAGAAGCTCATCCAGTCGCCGGTGTCCTCGTAGGCGAAGGTCTGCATCGTCATGTCCGGGAACAGCCGGGCGTA
This Nocardioides dokdonensis FR1436 DNA region includes the following protein-coding sequences:
- a CDS encoding M23 family metallopeptidase produces the protein MGHHRAERHDSGRGDAGTLLTAQPYVGRRRAMSPEPVAPVPAATPAPYVGRRRAAAPEAAPAVDTTADADLDTGTIERVLAELEPVDHTTSFASDQTMSLPLSALGAAEIPSPAPAGRRRAVKAAAKPTILRRIPSVPVLLGVAALAVSVGGVLTTTGGADTELAAAAPTKLTQAGALTGSVGQETVILGRKAVVSRDSSRDALEDAAGGKLAAQVEQQAEQRNAELSNLAAAAEKHAKVLEKNLWQLPLSGYRLTAEYGDYGLWANYHTGLDFAAPSGTPLYAIANGVITSAGYDGAYGNKTVLTLEDGTELWYAHQTSIGVSVGDNVTAGQTIGSVGATGNVTGPHLHLEVRPGGGDPVDPYAALAARGITP
- the pcrA gene encoding DNA helicase PcrA, giving the protein MSEPTTLPGFEHLRPASEESATRRGGPSREALLEGLNDPQRAAVVHEGAPLLVVAGAGSGKTRVLTRRIAWLISERGAHPGSVLAITFTNKAAAEMKERVEDLVGRRARIMWVSTFHSACVRILRKEADKLGWKSNFSIYDAADQKRLMTLVCNDLDLDPKRYQPGAMLHWVSDHKNELRDPEQVAAESRNKLEETYASVYSLYQRRLRQANALDFDDLIMSTVRLFQEFPDVRETYRRRFRHVLVDEYQDTNHAQYALIGQLCAEQPEAPLHEGASAERIAPAELMVVGDADQSIYAFRGANIRNILDFEQDFPDATSILLEQNYRSTQTILTAANAVIGNNRGRKPKRLWSDAGEGERIVGYVADDERDEARFISERIDTLTDAGVRAGDVAIFYRTNAQSRVLEEVFVRTGQPYKVVGGVRFYERREVRDALAYLRMLANPDDQVSLRRILNTPKRGIGDRAVACVNALAERDETTFWEALLRAEEAPGLATRSLTNIRGFVHMVQELSSMVEGGERPDVVLESVLARSGYLTALEESDDPQDETRLENLAELVAVAREFTEDPQPGPSVDPADEPVPPGLGDFLERVALVADTDQIPDDDPEHTGVVTLMTLHTAKGLEFPVVFLTGLEDGVFPHSRALGDQSELEEERRLAYVGITRARERLHLSRALVRSAWGAPSHNPPSRFIDELPVDLIDWKRTEAAQTSWSRPDVSGSWGGQRGSTGAPTSAGRRNFSSAAARADAAAKAKKPAREIPALDPGDRVLHDSFGMGTVVSVEGGGDKSVASIDFGSEGVKRLLLRYAPVEKL
- the betT gene encoding choline BCCT transporter BetT, with protein sequence MSTDTTGSTGRVVPDPADVPASRINLPVFVPSAVIALAMTLWCVVAPDHAFSTMESWVGWVSTWFGWFYIALTTMVLLFVIYLGFSRYGSVRLGPEHSKPEFSTGAWAAMLFAAGIGTDLMFFAVYEPVTQYLAPPSTQAETVTAAREATVWTLFHYGISGWGMYALMGMALAYFAYRMNLPLAVRSALFPLIGKKVDGPIGHAVDTAAVIGTIFGVATSLGIGVVSLNVGLNVVFGIPQGLATQSALIVLAVAIATFSAVSGIEKGIKRISQLNVLLAILLAVYVLVTGRTAYLLNALVLNVGDYARLFPDMTMQTFAYEDTGDWMSFWTLFFWAWWIAWAAFVGLFLARISRGRTIKQFVAGTMIIPFSYILMWVSIFGNAAIGEIRTGNADFAEAAAEAIDPSEGLWALLQEYPAFPVVASLAILVGLLFYVTSADSGALVMGNLTSRLRSVNDDSSAGLRIFWAVTTGALTLAILAAGSIYALQYATVIVGLPFAFVMLAVMWGLYKALSLEGHMADSRRSALPGALSGRSSAADPRRHVPWQSRMRRVMTFPTRARVEEFVATVVVPALEEVSVELREQGVAAEVASLVDETGEPAVELVADVGAALAFHYKVQRRTAPIPAYGGWAPRGNDVYCRLEVHLRDGGQEYDVMGYSHTQLIDDVLDQYERHLEFLRRADDAGL